From the genome of Acidaminococcus sp.:
TGCTCTTCCATCTTGGCCTTGGCCAGACGTTTTTCAGCAATAGTCCGGCACAGATGTTCATCGAGCGCATCCATAAAGTCGCCCGCTTCCGGTACATCGTTCAGGCCCAGCACCTCGACAGGCGTGGAAGGCAGTGCCTTCTTAACCTTTTCACCGCGGTCATTGACCATAGCACGTACTTTACCATAAGTCGTTCCGCACAGGATAGAATCGCCAATATGCAGCGTACCTCTGTCGATGAGGACGGTAGCAACAGGGCCGCGGCCCTTATCAAGCTTAGCTTCAATAATCGTGCCGTGTGCCGGCAGTTTCGGGTTGGCCTTCAATTCGAGCATATCAGCTTCAAGCAGAATCATTTCCAAAATATCGGAAATACCGGTCTTCTGACGGGCCGAAACGGGAACCATGATGGTATCGCCGCCCCAGGCTTCCGGAATGAGGCCCTGTTCGGAAAGCTGCTGCATAACAAATTCAGGATTAGCGCCTTCCTTATCAATCTTGTTGATAGCGACAATGATAGGTACCTTTGCCGCACGAGCGTGGTGAATAGCCTCGATGGTCTGCGGCATAACACCGTCATCGGCAGCTACAACGAGGACTGCAATATCGGTGACCTGAGCGCCGCGTGCACGCATTGCCGTGAATGCTTCGTGGCCCGGCGTATCAAGGAAGACTATCGGACGGCCCTGGCAGATAACACGGTAAGCACCGATGTGCTGCGTGATACCGCCGGCTTCACGAGCCGTTACGTTGGTCTTGCGGATGGCATCCAGAAGGGACGTCTTACCATGGTCAACGTGCCCCATAACCGTAACAACAGGCGGTCTGGGAACACGCAGTGCCGGATCATCATAGACTTCCGGTACTTCCGTCGGATCAGCTTCAGGAGGCGGTTCCTTGACTTCACAGTCAAATTCAAGTCCGACAAGTTCTGCAGTATCATGGTCGATTTCCTGATTGATGGTAACCATCTTACCCAGCAGGAACAGCTTCTTGATGACTTCATTGACATCGCGGCCGATCAGTTTGGCGAAATCCTTGACGCTGATGCTCTCCCCGACTTCCACACTGGTCGGTCTTACGACTTCGACCTTCTTCGGTGCGGCATTTTGATTTTGTTTCTTGTTCTTATGGCTCTTCATCATATGATCTGCGCTATGTGTCTGGCGGGTCTCACGACTTGCATAAGAGCCCTTGATTTTCTCCTTCTTTTCCTTACGACCGAAATTATTGCCGCGTCTGCCCATATCCTTACCGGCATGGGTGCTGTTCATGCCCACAGCTGTTTCCTGACGGCTGCCATGCTGATTGTTCTTTTTATTGAACTGGCCGCTGTGAGCATTATTGCGGTTGTCATTATGATGGAAGTTGTTACGACTATTATTACCGCCGCGGTTTTGGTAATTATTGCGGTCATTGCCGCTGCGGTTAAAGTTACTGCCGTGATTCTCATTGCGGCGATTTCCGTCACGATTGTTATCACGGTTACCGCCGCGATTATCGCGGTTATCCCGATTGCCTCCATGGAAATCATGGGCATTGTCATGGCGGTTCCGATTTTCATTGCGGCCGCCAAAATTATTATTCCGATTCTCGTTGTTCCGGTTTTCTACAGGACGATTAGAATGGTTCTCCGGACGAGCAGCCGATTTCTGATCTTTTACCGCAGCTTCATGGGCTGCTGCGGTAGCCTTGGGTGCGGACGCAGGACGCACAGGTGCAGCCGGTTTAACGGTCTTCTTTTCCGGGGCAGCCGGAGCTTTCTTCGGCTGAGCTTCTGCCTGTACCTTCTTAGGAGCTTCGGTCTTCTTGCCGGACAGTTCCTTCAGTACGAGCTGACGCATATCGTCATCCACGGAATTCAGACTGCTTTTCACAGCGACCTTATGCTTTTGAAGGACGTTCATCACGTCCTTGATATCTCTGTTTGCTTCTTTTGCAATTTCATATATTCTAAATTTTGTCATCCGCACACCTCCAGTAAATTTACACCATTAACTGCAGAAAATGGTGATCCAATATCACAACGGCAGCCCGGGGAGAACGTCCGATGGCAAGGCCCATGTCCGACATGGTAAGACCTTGGCGCACCGGCACCTTACAGCGGCGGCACAAACTTTCAATCCGGTCACGGGTCCTGTCAGAAACGTCCGATGCAATAAGCACGAGACAAGCCTGACCATTTTTCAGTGCGTCTTCCACACCTTGGTCGCCCGACGCCAGTTTCCCGGCTTTTTGTGCCAGTCCCAGGGCAAAATAAATTTGTTTATCACTTTTCATGAGAAAGCTCCGTCAGCAAGGCATCCTTCGTTTCTGCCGATACAGAAACCTGCAGGGCCCGTTCCAGGCTCTTGGAATGAATAGCCTTATCAATGCAGGCAGGGTCAGGGCAGATGTACGCTCCACGTCCCGCCATCTTGCCGGTCTTGTCCAGGGCAACTGTCCCGTCCACCCGGCGTACAATACGGATTAATTCTTTCTTCGGTTTGGTTTGGCCGCAGCCGATACAAGTCCGCTGCGGGATCTTTTTTACTTTCATTCTGCGTCACCGTTTTTACTGCCAAAAGCATCCGGTTCCTGTGCCGCCTGAGTCTCGCTCTTGATATCAATCTTCCAGCCGGTCAGTTTCGCAGCAAGGCGGGCATTCTGCCCTTCTTTGCCGATAGCCAGGGAAAGTTGATAATCCGGAACAATCACGCGGCAAATCTTATTGTCAGGATCGGCAATCGCCTTATCCACCTTAGCGGGAGAAAGGGCGTTGGCTACGTATTCTTCAGGGTCTTCGCTGTATTTGACGATATCCACTTTTTCGCCGCGCAGTTCGTCAACGACGGTCTGAACGCGGCTCCCCTTCGGGCCGACGCAGGCTCCGACAGGGTCAACATTCGGATTCGTGCTGTGAACGGCAATCTTGGAACGCATACCCGGTTCACGGGCCACGCTGTCAATGACAACCGTACCGTCCTGGATTTCGGCTACTTCCAGCTCGAAAAGACGCTTCAGGAGGCCGGGATGAGTCCGGGACAGAATAATCTGCGGGCCCTTGGTCGTCTTCTTGACTTCTACGACGTAGCACTTCAGGCGTTCATGGTATTCATAGGTTTCATTAGGAATCTGTTCATTCGGCAGCAGTGTGCCTTCCGCACTCCCGAGGTCGATGAATACACTTTTTCCTTCAATGCGCTGCACGGTACCGGTTACGATGTCATTCTCGCGGTCGGAATATCTCGCATACACCATGCCGCGCTCTGCTTCGCGAATACGCTGTACAATTACCTGCTTTGCGTTCTGGGCAGCAATGCGGCCGAAGTTTTTCGGAGTAATTTCCTCTTCGATGACATCACCGGCCTGGTAATGGCTGTTGATTTTCTGGGCATCCGTTACAGACAATTCCGTGTTGGGGTCATGAACCTCATCCACGATGTTCTTGCGGGCATACACCTTGATTTCACCATTTTCTTTATCCATTGACACCCGTACATTCTGGGCAGATCCGAAATTCTTCTTGTACGCAGTAATCAGCGCTTCTTCCACTGCACTGTACAGAAAATCTACAGAGATTCCCTTCTCCTTCCCAAGCTGTGCAATGGCTTTCACGAAATCTGCATTCACTTTTTATTTCCTCCTTGTCTTTGTCTAAAAATCCAAATGCGGACGTACCGACGAGAGCAGTTTTCTGTCGATGACGAGTTTTCTATTCTTGAAATCTTTTACAGTCAATGAGGCATCATCATGGGACAAAAGGACAACGCCGGGTAGATTCTTCTTTCCTTCATAAGGGGCATAAAATGCCAGGTCTACCTTCTGGCCGTAGTGGTCTGTAAAATCCTTATCTTTCTTCAGCGGACGATCGATGCCCGGGGAAGAAACTTCCAGATAATATTTTTCTTTGATAAAGTCCCTCGCGTCCAGCTCTTTTTCCAGATCGCCGCTGACGGCGCTGCAGTCATCAATGTCGATGCCGCCTTCTTTATCGATGTAGACACGCAGGTACCAATCCCGTTCCCTGACGTATTCCACATCCACGAGTTCCACACCGTACTTTTCCGCAATCGGCCGGGCCAGTTCCGCCACCTTTTTCACGATGTTGTTTTTGTCCATTTCGGATTTTGCCTCTTTCCTTAAAGTAAACAAAAGAGCGGGTATAATACCCACTCTCTAAGGTCTGCCTCAGTTTTCTAGGCTATTATAACACTTGATACAATTTAAAGCAAGGAAAATAGCCGTCGGGCAGCGGCTGACTGCATTGGTTAGTACTGTAGTGCGGGCAGATTTTGGTTTGAAGCCCAAGGCAAACAGCAGTTGGCATTCAGCCGATAGCAGCAGTCAGCAAGAAGCGCTTCCAGCGTATAGCGTTTGGCTTTTGTCCTACTCTTCGGAAAAAAGTAGGTGGTTAGTGAATAGATTAGTACAATCGTACGAACAGCTACTTTAGCGGATTTTTAATGAAAAATCATGCTGACAGAGAAAAAGCGCCTTCAACATTCGTCCCCAATCCACAAACGGTCTGCGGACTGGCGGAAGGCGGATTTTTAAACAACAAGGCTGCCGCAGAAGCGACAGCCTTGCTTATGTGTTCAGAACAATTCAATCTGATCAGTAGCCGGGAGATCTCCGAGAATGCCGAGATCTGCCAGTTCTTCCACAGCGGAATTACTGATTTTGGCTCTCGTGCGCAGGTCTTCACGGGAAATGAAAGGACCCGCTTTACGCGCTTCGACAATGCCTTCCGCAGCCACCCCGCCGATACCGCCGATAGAACCCAACGGCGGCAGCAGTCCTTTTTCAGTCACAAGGAATTTGTGAGCATCGGATTTATACAGATCCACATCTTCGAATTCAAATCCGCGCGCCAGCATTTCCACGGCAAGTTCCATATAAGTTGCCGTATCCTTGTCATTGACGGACGCTTTCGTGCCCTGCACATAGACGTTCTTGATGAACTGCCGCATGTAGTTGATGCCTTTATGCACCTCAGTGTAATCAAAGTGCGGTGCCCGGATGGTAAAATACGCCGAATAGAATTCCTTCGGGTGATGTACCTTACAGTATGCAATGCGATAGGCTGAAAGGACGTATGCCACGGCATGCGCCTTCGGGAACAAATACTGCAGTGTCTGGCATGCCTTGATATAGAACTCAGGGATGTTGGCTTTCTTGAATGCTTCCAGTTGTTCGGCTTTGAACCCTTTTTTGTGAGCCTTGCCTTTACGGCTCCACTCCATGATACCGAATGCCATGCTCGGTTCCATGCCCTTATTGATCAGCCAGTTCATGATATCGTCACGTGTCGAGATTGTATCTTCCGTCGGCGTACCGTTACGAATCAAATCCTGTGCATTGTTCAGCCATACATCTGTACCATGAGAGTAACCGGAAATACGCAGTAAGTCAGAAAAGTTCTTCGGTTTAACGTCGGAAATCATCTGACGTACAAAGTGGGTGCCGCATTCAGGAACCCCATACGTCGCGACGTTCGTGCCGATATCTTCCGGTTCCACTCCGATGGACTTCGTACTGAGGAACAGTTCCATCGTATCTTTATCACCGATAGGAATACTCTTGCAGTAGCCATCCCCCAGCATATTATCCAGCATCTTAATGACCGTCGGATCATCGTGGCCGAGAATATCAAGCTTAACGATACGTTCATCGATAGAATGGAAATCGTAGTGCGTCGTAATCGTTCCTACCGTCGGATCGTCGGCCGGATAGGAGACCGGCGTGATGTAGTGCACATCGAGGTTACGCGGAATAACGACGATACCGCCCGGGTGCTGGCCCGTTGTCCGCTTGACTCCTGCCAGTTTCGGGATAAGGCTCTCAATAAAAGCCATACGCTTTATCTCACCGCGGTTTTCATAGTACTTCTTGATATAACCGTATGCCGTTTTCTCCTTAATGGTACCCAGGGTACCGGCACGGAACACGTTATCACGGCCAAAAAGTTCTTCCGTGTACTTATGAGCACGAGGCTGATATTCACCGGAGAAGTTCAGGTCGATATCAGGCACTTTATCACCATGAAATCCCAGGAATACGGCAAACGGGATATTATGTCCGTCGCGGATCATCGGCGTGCCGCATTCCGGACAATTCTTTTCGGGCAGGTCAAAACCGGATCCGACAGAACCATCCGTAAAGAATTCCGTATGGAAACACTTTGGGCAGCGGTAATGAGGTGCCAGCGGATTGACTTCCGTGATATTGAGCATCGTTGCTACAAAAGAGGAACCGACACTACCACGGGAACCTACCATGTAACCATCGTCGTTAGACTTCTTCACGAGCAGATGAGCAATATAGTACAGCACGGAGAAACCGTTGCCGATGATGGAAGACAGTTCTGCTTTCAGCCGGTCTTCCACAATTTTCGGCAGCTTCGGCCCATACCATTCGTGGGCCCGGGCGTAGGACATAGATTCTACTTTCTGCTCAGCACCGGGGATGTACGGGGAATACAGCTGATCACGATCCGGAACCGGTTTGAAATTCTCAATCTGGTCGCTGATTTTATTGGTATTCGTCACGACCACTTCGTAAGCCCGCTCTTTGCCCAGATAGGAGAATTCCTCGAGCATTTCTTCGGTCGTCCGCAGAAAGAGCGGCGGCTGCTCTTCATCGGGATAGCCCATACCTGCCTGCAGAATCTTACGGGCGAGACCATCTTCCGGATTGAGGAAATGCACGTCGCAGGTAGCCACGGTCAGTTTACCCAGCTCGTCCCCCAGCGACAGAATCGTCTTATTGATATTCTGCAAATCTTCAAAGCTCTTGATTTCAGGATGGGTCTCATCCTTCAGCAAGTACTGGTTGTTGCGCAAAGGCTGAATTTCCAGGTAGTCGTAATAAGAAGCAATCTGCAGCAGCTCCTCATGGGAAGCCCCGGCCAGAATAGCACGGAAAATTTCTCCGGCTGCACAGGCAGAACCGACAATAATACCATCGCGGTACTGGTCTATCAGCCCCTTGGTCATGCGCGGCCGTTTCGGTTTTCCGCCAAAATACTGCAGATGTGACAAAGATACAAGCCGGTACAAATTGCGCAGGCCGGCAATATTCTTGGCCAGCAGGATAATGTGATAATTTTTCTTATCGTCAATGCTGTGGGTCAGATACCCTTCAACGCCATAGATAAGTTTGATATCCTTACCCTTCTTCGCCATTTCTTTGGCTTCGTCATAACAGAACGGGAAAGCCTGAACGACACCGTGATCCGTAATGGCAAGCGCCTTGTGGCCCCAGTTGGCTGCCGTATCAACGAGTTCTTTCATCGGCGTCAGACCGTCCATCTTACTCATCTTCGTATGGCAGTGCAGTTCGACACGCTTATGTTCGGCGTTGTCCATCCGCTTCTCTGTCTTTTCGAGCATGATGCCCTTGACATTGGACATAACGAGTTCAGAGTTAGCGTACTTGTCCACGGCTACATTGCCCTGGATCAGGATTTTAGACCCGACAGGCAGCTTGTTCTGAAGGTCTTCACTTGCCTTTTTATTCTTGACAAGGTCATTGCCCTCCCGGTCGCCGAAGCGAATCTTAACGAGCAGCCCGTTTGTCTCATCAGCGAGATAGATGGACAAAATTACAGCATTCGTGCGCAGCTCACGGGTGTCATACTTGACGATGGTGCCTTCCACCACAACCCCGTTTTCTTCTTCCACGACTTCATCCATAGGCCGTGGTTTCTTCGTGATTTTGCGCCCATAAATGACGCCGTTTCCTTTCGGTCCTGCCATTTCGCCGCGCAGTGCCCGAAGTGCCTGCTGGTAGGCTTCGCTCTGGAACACACTGTTTTCCGTAACCTCACTGCTGTCACTGTCGTCGTCACTGCACTCTTCTTCGCAGGCTTCCGGTGCATCATCGTCAGGCAGCGGGACGTCCGGATCCGGCAGCGGAGCGGCATCCATATAAGGCGGATAATCCGTCTCTTCATGTTCATTGACAAAGGAAACGCGGGTAACGGAACAAGCAGCGGCAAGTTTATTTCCCACCGCTGCCAGATTTTGTTCTTCCAAGGGGTTCGTGACCATGTCATAGGCAACTTTCCACGTATTGTTCCCGCAGTCAATTTCCACGTAATCAAGAACCAGCCGGTTTAAACACGACTGCTGCTCCGGAGACAAATCAATGGTCTTCATAAAGGATAAGAAGTGATTCCTTTCAGGAATCAACCGATAACATGTTTCCTTCACGTCTTTCTCCCTTTATTCTTCTAAAATTTCAATCCGCTCCACCGATTTCTGTTTCTTGATACCTTCCAGAATTTGGTGGGCATTTTCAAATTTACTGATTTTGAGGCTTACCGTGATAGCAATATTTGAAGCTTCCGGGTGGTTTGTAATATTGAGCACACGTACCTTTACATTCATGCGCCTCAGGTAGTCAAGCACATCCACCATGCTGTCCGGCGAATTTGCCATCAGCATGCGCACTTTCCACTTGACATTCCTGCCGGGGGGCAGCACTTTCTTTTCAAGTCCGCGTACCGCCTCGAGCGTTACAAAGGTCACAATGGTGGTTACCGTACCAAGCACGTACATGCCGCACCCTACAGCGAGGCCGATAGCTGATACAATCCACAGGCTGGCTGCCGTTGTCAATCCTTTGACAGTCATTCCTTCGTGCAAAATCGTTCCTGCACCGAGAAAGCCGATGCCGCTGACCACCTGGGAAGCAATGCGGGAGGGATCACGCGACTGAGTGACGCCGTCCGTACCATAAATGGAGACAATCATGAGCAATGCGGAACCTGCCGCCACCAGAACGTGAGTCCGCAGCCCCGCCGGCCGATCACCGGCACTGCGCTCCAAGCCGATAATACCGCCCAAAAAGACTGCCAGCAGGATACGCAGGATCAGATGGCCAATCAGGATTGGCTCCATTGTATTGCCTCCTCTCAAGATCAGAGAGTCTTATCGAGGATCTCCTTGATCTTTTCTACATAATCAGACTCCAGGGGAACATCGCACATTTCCCCGGTATAACGTACTTTGACTTCCATGGCATTACGCGCCATCGTCTTCGGTCCGACAACAATACGAACCGGATAACCGATAAGATCTGCATCTTTAAACTTGACACCGGCACGTTCATCACGGTCGTCGATGATAGCTTCTATGCCCTTTGCGTTCAGGGCATTGTAGATTTCTTCTGCCTTGGCCACACTGGGTTCATCCTTCATGTTGACCGGCAGCACAATCACTTCATATGGAGCAATGCTCTTCGGCATAATCATGCCGTTTTTATCGTGATATTGTTCCACTACAGCGGCGAGGGTACGGCCGACGCCAATACCGTAGGAGCCCATATACATCGGCTTTTCCTTACCGTCAGGATCAAGGAACGTAGCACCGAGTGCGGCGGAATACTTCGTGTAAAGCTTAAAGACCTGGCCTACTTCAATGCCCCGGGCTTCTTTCAAATGCCCCTCGCAATGCGGGCACTTGTCACCGGCCACAGCCGTGCGGATATCAA
Proteins encoded in this window:
- a CDS encoding PolC-type DNA polymerase III produces the protein MKETCYRLIPERNHFLSFMKTIDLSPEQQSCLNRLVLDYVEIDCGNNTWKVAYDMVTNPLEEQNLAAVGNKLAAACSVTRVSFVNEHEETDYPPYMDAAPLPDPDVPLPDDDAPEACEEECSDDDSDSSEVTENSVFQSEAYQQALRALRGEMAGPKGNGVIYGRKITKKPRPMDEVVEEENGVVVEGTIVKYDTRELRTNAVILSIYLADETNGLLVKIRFGDREGNDLVKNKKASEDLQNKLPVGSKILIQGNVAVDKYANSELVMSNVKGIMLEKTEKRMDNAEHKRVELHCHTKMSKMDGLTPMKELVDTAANWGHKALAITDHGVVQAFPFCYDEAKEMAKKGKDIKLIYGVEGYLTHSIDDKKNYHIILLAKNIAGLRNLYRLVSLSHLQYFGGKPKRPRMTKGLIDQYRDGIIVGSACAAGEIFRAILAGASHEELLQIASYYDYLEIQPLRNNQYLLKDETHPEIKSFEDLQNINKTILSLGDELGKLTVATCDVHFLNPEDGLARKILQAGMGYPDEEQPPLFLRTTEEMLEEFSYLGKERAYEVVVTNTNKISDQIENFKPVPDRDQLYSPYIPGAEQKVESMSYARAHEWYGPKLPKIVEDRLKAELSSIIGNGFSVLYYIAHLLVKKSNDDGYMVGSRGSVGSSFVATMLNITEVNPLAPHYRCPKCFHTEFFTDGSVGSGFDLPEKNCPECGTPMIRDGHNIPFAVFLGFHGDKVPDIDLNFSGEYQPRAHKYTEELFGRDNVFRAGTLGTIKEKTAYGYIKKYYENRGEIKRMAFIESLIPKLAGVKRTTGQHPGGIVVIPRNLDVHYITPVSYPADDPTVGTITTHYDFHSIDERIVKLDILGHDDPTVIKMLDNMLGDGYCKSIPIGDKDTMELFLSTKSIGVEPEDIGTNVATYGVPECGTHFVRQMISDVKPKNFSDLLRISGYSHGTDVWLNNAQDLIRNGTPTEDTISTRDDIMNWLINKGMEPSMAFGIMEWSRKGKAHKKGFKAEQLEAFKKANIPEFYIKACQTLQYLFPKAHAVAYVLSAYRIAYCKVHHPKEFYSAYFTIRAPHFDYTEVHKGINYMRQFIKNVYVQGTKASVNDKDTATYMELAVEMLARGFEFEDVDLYKSDAHKFLVTEKGLLPPLGSIGGIGGVAAEGIVEARKAGPFISREDLRTRAKISNSAVEELADLGILGDLPATDQIELF
- the nusA gene encoding transcription termination factor NusA; this encodes MNADFVKAIAQLGKEKGISVDFLYSAVEEALITAYKKNFGSAQNVRVSMDKENGEIKVYARKNIVDEVHDPNTELSVTDAQKINSHYQAGDVIEEEITPKNFGRIAAQNAKQVIVQRIREAERGMVYARYSDRENDIVTGTVQRIEGKSVFIDLGSAEGTLLPNEQIPNETYEYHERLKCYVVEVKKTTKGPQIILSRTHPGLLKRLFELEVAEIQDGTVVIDSVAREPGMRSKIAVHSTNPNVDPVGACVGPKGSRVQTVVDELRGEKVDIVKYSEDPEEYVANALSPAKVDKAIADPDNKICRVIVPDYQLSLAIGKEGQNARLAAKLTGWKIDIKSETQAAQEPDAFGSKNGDAE
- a CDS encoding MgtC/SapB family protein, with protein sequence MEPILIGHLILRILLAVFLGGIIGLERSAGDRPAGLRTHVLVAAGSALLMIVSIYGTDGVTQSRDPSRIASQVVSGIGFLGAGTILHEGMTVKGLTTAASLWIVSAIGLAVGCGMYVLGTVTTIVTFVTLEAVRGLEKKVLPPGRNVKWKVRMLMANSPDSMVDVLDYLRRMNVKVRVLNITNHPEASNIAITVSLKISKFENAHQILEGIKKQKSVERIEILEE
- a CDS encoding ribosomal L7Ae/L30e/S12e/Gadd45 family protein codes for the protein MKSDKQIYFALGLAQKAGKLASGDQGVEDALKNGQACLVLIASDVSDRTRDRIESLCRRCKVPVRQGLTMSDMGLAIGRSPRAAVVILDHHFLQLMV
- a CDS encoding ribosome maturation factor RimP, which produces MDKNNIVKKVAELARPIAEKYGVELVDVEYVRERDWYLRVYIDKEGGIDIDDCSAVSGDLEKELDARDFIKEKYYLEVSSPGIDRPLKKDKDFTDHYGQKVDLAFYAPYEGKKNLPGVVLLSHDDASLTVKDFKNRKLVIDRKLLSSVRPHLDF
- a CDS encoding YlxR family protein, with the protein product MKVKKIPQRTCIGCGQTKPKKELIRIVRRVDGTVALDKTGKMAGRGAYICPDPACIDKAIHSKSLERALQVSVSAETKDALLTELSHEK
- the infB gene encoding translation initiation factor IF-2 yields the protein MTKFRIYEIAKEANRDIKDVMNVLQKHKVAVKSSLNSVDDDMRQLVLKELSGKKTEAPKKVQAEAQPKKAPAAPEKKTVKPAAPVRPASAPKATAAAHEAAVKDQKSAARPENHSNRPVENRNNENRNNNFGGRNENRNRHDNAHDFHGGNRDNRDNRGGNRDNNRDGNRRNENHGSNFNRSGNDRNNYQNRGGNNSRNNFHHNDNRNNAHSGQFNKKNNQHGSRQETAVGMNSTHAGKDMGRRGNNFGRKEKKEKIKGSYASRETRQTHSADHMMKSHKNKKQNQNAAPKKVEVVRPTSVEVGESISVKDFAKLIGRDVNEVIKKLFLLGKMVTINQEIDHDTAELVGLEFDCEVKEPPPEADPTEVPEVYDDPALRVPRPPVVTVMGHVDHGKTSLLDAIRKTNVTAREAGGITQHIGAYRVICQGRPIVFLDTPGHEAFTAMRARGAQVTDIAVLVVAADDGVMPQTIEAIHHARAAKVPIIVAINKIDKEGANPEFVMQQLSEQGLIPEAWGGDTIMVPVSARQKTGISDILEMILLEADMLELKANPKLPAHGTIIEAKLDKGRGPVATVLIDRGTLHIGDSILCGTTYGKVRAMVNDRGEKVKKALPSTPVEVLGLNDVPEAGDFMDALDEHLCRTIAEKRLAKAKMEEQKKAKVSLDDIFNRIQEGEMKELNIVVKADVQGTIEALDQALTNIKNNEVKVVVVHSGVGTINESDVMLASASNALIIGFNVRPDANARKAADAEKVDIRTYRVIYDALNDVKDAINGMLAPKYKENIIGHVEIRKVIPINKMLIAGAYVKDGKITRTSKIRLIRDGIVIHEGELDSLRRFKDDVKEVAANFECGLTIKDYRDIREGDQLEVYIMEEVNPESKE